One region of Populus trichocarpa isolate Nisqually-1 chromosome 4, P.trichocarpa_v4.1, whole genome shotgun sequence genomic DNA includes:
- the LOC7466817 gene encoding glycerol-3-phosphate acyltransferase 9 isoform X2, producing the protein MDTAGNLKTSSIELDLDRPNIEDYLPSGSSIQEPRGKLRLVLLDGLSGSCSGVTCLIFHLLLRRQLVPLLMVLVLAIGWIIFLSSYIPVHFLLKGHDKLRKKIERCLVELICMFFVASWTGVVKYHGPRPSIRPKQVFVSNHTSMIDFIILEQMTAFAVIMQKHPGWVGLLQSTILESVGCIWFNRAEAKDREIVAKKLRDHVQEADNNPLLIFPEGTCVNNHYTVMFKKGAFELDSTVCPIAIKYNKIFVDAFWNSRKQSFTKHLLQLMTSWAVVCDVWYLEPQNLRPGETAIEFAERVRDIISVRAGLKKVPWDGYLKYSRPSPKHRERKQQSFAESVLRCLQEK; encoded by the exons ATGGATACTGCAGGGAATTTGAAGACATCAAGCATCGAATTAGACCTGGATCGTCCCAATATAGAGGACTACCTTCCTTCTGGATCCTCCATTCAGGAGCCTCGGGGCAAGCTTCGTCT gGTTTTGCTTGATGGTCTCTCTGGTTCTTGTTCAGGCGTGACTTGCTTGATATTTCACCTACTCTTACGGAGGCAGCTGGTGCCATTGTTGAT GGTTCTGGTACTGGCAATTGGGtggattatttttctttcatcctACATTCCAGTGCATTTTCTGCTGAAAGGGCAcgacaaattgagaaaaaaaatagag AGGTGTTTGGTGGAGTTAATTTGCATGTTCTTTGTTGCTTCATGGACTGGAGTTGTCAAGTACCATGGACCACGACCTAGCATACGGCCTAAACAG GTTTTTGTGAGCAATCATACTTCCATGATCGATTTCATTATCCTGGAACAGATGACTGCATTTGCTGTGATTATGCAGAAACACCCCGGTTGGGTTG GGCTGTTGCAAAGCACAATATTAGAGAGTGTAGGATGTATCTGGTTCAATCGTGCAGAGGCAAAGGATCGTGAGATTGTAGCAAAGAA GTTACGGGATCATGTTCAGGAAGCTGACAACAACCCTCTTCTCATATTTCCAGAAGGAACTTGTGTAAATAACCATTATACTGTGATGTTTAAGAAG GGTGCGTTTGAACTAGACTCAACTGTTTGTCCAATCGCAATCAAGTACAACAAAATTTTCGTAGATGCCTTTTGGAACAGCCGAAA GCAGTCTTTCACAAAGCATCTGTTGCAGCTGATGACATCTTGGGCTGTTGTTTGTGATGTGTGGTACTTGGAGCCCCAAAATCTGAGACCTGGAGAGACCGCCATTGAGTTTGCAGAGAG GGTCAGAGACATTATATCTGTCCGAGCAGGTCTCAAAAAAGTTCCTTGGGATGGATATCTAAAGTATTCTCGCCCTAGCCCAAAACATAGAGAGCGCAA GCAACAAAGTTTTGCTGAGTCAGTACTACGGTGCCTGCAGGAGAAGTGA
- the LOC7466817 gene encoding glycerol-3-phosphate acyltransferase 9 isoform X1 — translation MDTAGNLKTSSIELDLDRPNIEDYLPSGSSIQEPRGKLRLRDLLDISPTLTEAAGAIVDDSFTRCFKSNPPEPWNWNVYLFPLWCCGVVIRYGILFPVRVLVLAIGWIIFLSSYIPVHFLLKGHDKLRKKIERCLVELICMFFVASWTGVVKYHGPRPSIRPKQVFVSNHTSMIDFIILEQMTAFAVIMQKHPGWVGLLQSTILESVGCIWFNRAEAKDREIVAKKLRDHVQEADNNPLLIFPEGTCVNNHYTVMFKKGAFELDSTVCPIAIKYNKIFVDAFWNSRKQSFTKHLLQLMTSWAVVCDVWYLEPQNLRPGETAIEFAERVRDIISVRAGLKKVPWDGYLKYSRPSPKHRERKQQSFAESVLRCLQEK, via the exons ATGGATACTGCAGGGAATTTGAAGACATCAAGCATCGAATTAGACCTGGATCGTCCCAATATAGAGGACTACCTTCCTTCTGGATCCTCCATTCAGGAGCCTCGGGGCAAGCTTCGTCT GCGTGACTTGCTTGATATTTCACCTACTCTTACGGAGGCAGCTGGTGCCATTGTTGAT GATTCATTCACACGATGTTTCAAGTCGAATCCTCCAGAACCATGGAACTGGAATGTGTATTTGTTTCCCCTTTGGTGCTGCGGTGTGGTGATTCGGTATGGGATTTTGTTCCCTGTCAG GGTTCTGGTACTGGCAATTGGGtggattatttttctttcatcctACATTCCAGTGCATTTTCTGCTGAAAGGGCAcgacaaattgagaaaaaaaatagag AGGTGTTTGGTGGAGTTAATTTGCATGTTCTTTGTTGCTTCATGGACTGGAGTTGTCAAGTACCATGGACCACGACCTAGCATACGGCCTAAACAG GTTTTTGTGAGCAATCATACTTCCATGATCGATTTCATTATCCTGGAACAGATGACTGCATTTGCTGTGATTATGCAGAAACACCCCGGTTGGGTTG GGCTGTTGCAAAGCACAATATTAGAGAGTGTAGGATGTATCTGGTTCAATCGTGCAGAGGCAAAGGATCGTGAGATTGTAGCAAAGAA GTTACGGGATCATGTTCAGGAAGCTGACAACAACCCTCTTCTCATATTTCCAGAAGGAACTTGTGTAAATAACCATTATACTGTGATGTTTAAGAAG GGTGCGTTTGAACTAGACTCAACTGTTTGTCCAATCGCAATCAAGTACAACAAAATTTTCGTAGATGCCTTTTGGAACAGCCGAAA GCAGTCTTTCACAAAGCATCTGTTGCAGCTGATGACATCTTGGGCTGTTGTTTGTGATGTGTGGTACTTGGAGCCCCAAAATCTGAGACCTGGAGAGACCGCCATTGAGTTTGCAGAGAG GGTCAGAGACATTATATCTGTCCGAGCAGGTCTCAAAAAAGTTCCTTGGGATGGATATCTAAAGTATTCTCGCCCTAGCCCAAAACATAGAGAGCGCAA GCAACAAAGTTTTGCTGAGTCAGTACTACGGTGCCTGCAGGAGAAGTGA